The following proteins are encoded in a genomic region of Spirosoma sp. SC4-14:
- a CDS encoding methyltransferase domain-containing protein has translation MNMTQAPSEFHAVFDQTKPRDAFYRFLQVVFHLYPEDKFHHLIGEVTKTETSDERIYKTIQNRLPSIKPFLSELTYSLPALKVQKREMTRQTLELLPQNTIINGYVEIGSPGRYISDLRKHMSINRPVYLINDVAPSNSPADIMERGQLSKLGTFIDLNDYAPIDSSAISDASVDLVTCFIGLHHARPEKLTGFIGSIHRILRPGGWFILRDHDVKNPDMATFVSLVHTVFNLGLNISWETDQQDYKAFKPIDEWSRIVTEAGFTDAGKRLLQANDPSDNTLVLFTKNQ, from the coding sequence ATGAATATGACTCAGGCTCCATCAGAATTCCATGCGGTATTTGATCAGACCAAACCGCGCGATGCCTTTTACCGATTTCTTCAGGTCGTTTTCCATCTCTACCCTGAAGACAAGTTTCACCATCTGATTGGCGAGGTAACAAAAACTGAAACATCGGATGAACGTATTTACAAAACTATCCAGAATCGTTTACCCAGCATTAAACCCTTCCTGTCAGAACTGACCTATTCGCTACCGGCTCTAAAGGTGCAGAAACGGGAGATGACCCGCCAAACGCTGGAACTACTCCCCCAAAACACAATCATTAACGGCTATGTGGAAATTGGTTCGCCTGGCCGCTACATCAGCGATTTGCGGAAACATATGTCTATCAACAGGCCTGTTTATCTAATTAACGACGTGGCTCCGTCGAACAGTCCGGCCGACATTATGGAGCGTGGCCAGTTGAGTAAGCTTGGTACCTTTATCGACCTGAACGACTATGCCCCAATCGATTCCAGCGCCATTTCTGATGCCAGTGTCGATCTGGTAACCTGCTTCATTGGATTACACCATGCCCGGCCCGAAAAATTAACTGGGTTTATTGGTTCCATTCATCGCATTTTACGGCCGGGGGGCTGGTTTATCCTGCGCGATCACGACGTCAAAAACCCCGATATGGCCACGTTTGTGTCGCTGGTACATACCGTTTTCAACCTTGGTCTGAACATCAGTTGGGAAACGGATCAGCAGGATTACAAGGCATTTAAACCCATCGATGAATGGAGCCGGATTGTTACCGAAGCGGGGTTTACGGATGCAGGCAAACGACTCTTACAGGCAAACGATCCCTCGGACAATACGCTGGTATTGTTCACAAAAAATCAATGA
- a CDS encoding outer membrane beta-barrel protein, with translation MRKTLWATAILLAIHISVNAQSQNFRPFKVDFLLGYATPNGNLSNLHGKGGVAISLEPKYNISDNLAIGLKGEVAALEVVSNSTSTSDEYSARTVGSVIVTGEYSFGNVVRPFLGAGLGIYNFGSVDVVTNSSNNSTQRVNGGSNFGFAPRIGLQIGHFRLAIEDNIVKDNNYLSFKAGVTFGGGRR, from the coding sequence ATGAGGAAGACACTTTGGGCTACGGCTATATTACTGGCCATTCATATTTCCGTAAACGCACAATCTCAAAATTTTCGTCCGTTTAAAGTGGATTTCTTACTGGGTTATGCTACCCCTAATGGCAATTTGAGTAATCTGCACGGAAAAGGCGGAGTTGCTATTTCGCTCGAACCAAAATATAATATCTCGGATAATCTGGCCATTGGCTTAAAAGGAGAAGTTGCCGCACTGGAAGTGGTTAGTAATTCAACAAGTACTTCTGATGAATATTCGGCCCGAACCGTAGGGTCGGTTATCGTAACGGGTGAGTATAGTTTTGGAAATGTAGTAAGACCGTTTCTTGGGGCCGGGCTAGGCATTTACAATTTTGGCAGTGTCGATGTTGTGACCAATAGCAGTAATAACTCAACGCAACGGGTGAACGGTGGATCGAATTTTGGATTTGCGCCCCGCATTGGTTTGCAGATTGGACACTTTCGGTTAGCAATTGAAGATAATATCGTGAAAGACAATAATTATCTTTCCTTTAAAGCGGGGGTTACGTTTGGGGGCGGTAGACGGTAA
- a CDS encoding isochorismatase family protein, whose translation MLTTLDKQTALVLIDLQKGIVTGEKAHPVADIIQNAARLKAAFRQAGLPVVVVHVEPIGAPASLVRSEKSNFPKDKDGQQQALAKMRSNGFFEIVDSIMPEADDLLITKETWNAFYNTPLHEQLQQRGVTGIVLAGISTSIGVEGTARSANERGYNLTFATDAMTDTVAAAHANSLTYIFPRIGELAITDDIIARLAVHK comes from the coding sequence ATGCTTACGACTCTTGACAAACAAACGGCTCTAGTCTTAATCGATTTACAAAAAGGTATTGTTACTGGCGAAAAAGCGCACCCGGTAGCTGATATTATCCAGAATGCAGCCCGATTAAAAGCCGCATTTCGGCAGGCAGGCCTTCCGGTAGTTGTGGTTCACGTTGAACCAATTGGTGCGCCAGCGTCATTGGTCCGGTCGGAGAAAAGCAATTTCCCAAAGGATAAAGATGGGCAGCAGCAGGCACTGGCAAAGATGCGGTCGAATGGCTTCTTCGAGATTGTAGACTCCATAATGCCCGAAGCCGATGACTTGCTGATTACGAAAGAAACCTGGAATGCTTTTTATAATACACCCTTGCATGAGCAACTACAGCAGCGGGGTGTGACGGGTATTGTGCTGGCAGGCATCTCCACCAGCATTGGTGTAGAAGGCACTGCCCGCTCAGCCAATGAACGCGGCTATAACCTTACGTTTGCCACTGATGCCATGACCGATACAGTAGCCGCTGCCCACGCAAACAGCCTGACCTACATTTTCCCCCGCATTGGCGAACTGGCCATAACCGACGACATCATTGCTCGTTTAGCGGTCCATAAATAG
- a CDS encoding DUF4136 domain-containing protein — MKRLFFIAALALASSLTQAQTVTVNSEAKPNTDFSKYKTYVWASQVDSKLDPGLYFLNDLVLKKQIRDAVAFSMDGRGYKFNRQNPDLIVNFRVFDQPTTIKGYTGAGSDYFTPGEIQTLGDEQDIKVQPGTILINLVDTKTDQAIWTGLASGLTSDNGFDRQQGKIREAVNLIFNKYPYRADSY, encoded by the coding sequence ATGAAACGGTTATTTTTTATCGCAGCACTGGCACTAGCCAGTAGCCTGACGCAGGCACAAACTGTTACAGTCAATAGCGAGGCCAAGCCCAACACCGATTTTAGTAAGTACAAAACTTACGTCTGGGCTTCACAGGTAGATAGCAAACTCGATCCGGGTCTTTATTTTCTCAACGATCTGGTTCTGAAGAAACAAATCCGCGATGCGGTTGCTTTTTCGATGGATGGACGTGGTTATAAATTCAACCGTCAGAATCCCGATCTGATCGTTAATTTCCGCGTATTCGATCAACCCACAACCATAAAGGGATATACCGGAGCGGGGTCTGATTACTTTACACCTGGCGAAATCCAAACCCTGGGCGACGAACAGGATATTAAGGTGCAACCCGGTACGATTCTTATTAATTTGGTCGATACCAAAACCGATCAGGCTATCTGGACCGGCCTCGCTTCGGGGCTCACTTCCGACAATGGATTCGACCGACAGCAGGGAAAAATCCGGGAAGCCGTCAATCTGATTTTTAACAAATACCCCTACCGCGCTGATAGCTATTAA
- a CDS encoding cysteine desulfurase family protein — MIYLDNNATTRLDPRVLEAMMPFLTDQFANAASTHPFGLSAHEAVKTARQQVADLLGCETHELVFTSGATEAINLAIKGVAENYQNRGKHIVTVQTEHKAVLDVCEYLKRHRYEVTYLPVQTDGLLDLDVVKAAIRPDTMMVSVMLVNNETGVIQPIKEIAQLAHEAGALFMTDATQAVGKLPIDVDTLGIDLMAFSAHKFYGPKGVGGLFIRQRRPNKVKLEALLHGGGHERGLRSGTLNVPGIVGMGKAAELTRQKMQKEAQRIANLQNRLETALLTIPGTRVNGNREHRLYNVTNIYFENCDSDALIMGLEGMAVSNGSACTAASIDPSHVLLAMGLNETEAFSCLRFSLGRFTTEDDITEAIDGVKGVVEELRALVG, encoded by the coding sequence ATGATTTACCTCGACAACAATGCCACAACCCGTCTCGATCCGCGTGTGCTGGAAGCGATGATGCCGTTCCTGACCGATCAGTTCGCCAATGCAGCCAGCACGCATCCGTTTGGGCTTTCGGCCCACGAAGCGGTTAAAACGGCCCGCCAGCAAGTGGCCGATTTGCTGGGTTGCGAAACGCATGAACTGGTGTTTACGTCAGGGGCGACCGAAGCCATTAACTTAGCAATAAAGGGTGTAGCAGAAAACTACCAGAATCGGGGGAAGCACATTGTTACGGTACAAACGGAGCACAAAGCGGTGCTGGATGTGTGTGAGTACCTGAAAAGGCATCGTTACGAAGTAACTTACCTACCTGTTCAAACCGACGGTTTATTAGATTTAGACGTAGTGAAAGCCGCCATCCGGCCCGATACAATGATGGTATCGGTGATGTTGGTCAACAACGAAACCGGCGTTATCCAGCCCATCAAGGAAATCGCTCAGTTAGCCCACGAAGCGGGTGCTTTATTCATGACCGATGCAACACAGGCTGTTGGCAAGTTACCCATTGACGTTGATACACTCGGTATTGATTTGATGGCTTTCTCCGCCCATAAATTCTACGGACCGAAAGGCGTTGGTGGCCTATTTATTCGCCAGCGCCGACCAAACAAAGTAAAACTGGAAGCTCTTTTGCACGGCGGTGGACACGAACGCGGCTTACGCAGTGGTACACTGAATGTGCCGGGCATTGTAGGCATGGGAAAAGCGGCTGAACTGACACGGCAGAAAATGCAGAAAGAGGCCCAACGTATTGCGAATCTACAGAATCGGCTCGAAACGGCTTTACTGACGATTCCGGGAACGCGGGTAAATGGAAACCGAGAGCATAGGCTTTATAACGTCACTAACATCTATTTTGAGAATTGCGATTCCGATGCGTTGATTATGGGGCTGGAAGGCATGGCCGTATCGAACGGCTCGGCCTGTACAGCCGCGTCAATCGATCCATCGCACGTATTACTGGCGATGGGTCTGAATGAAACCGAAGCCTTTTCGTGCCTGCGCTTCAGCCTTGGGCGATTTACGACCGAGGACGATATAACGGAGGCTATTGATGGGGTAAAAGGCGTTGTAGAGGAGCTACGGGCGCTGGTAGGATGA
- a CDS encoding PIN domain-containing protein translates to MIYFDTDVLIHYFVAYDLTKHQQAQRLVSQALNDSVFYVSLLSVQETTYVMAKLKQTNQSIQEAVDIMLATSPVNYDMSMFRRASNLAFDLGFLNINDCLHTAIAEAQNCTELITYNRKDFSRIQSLTSLKITILASKE, encoded by the coding sequence GTGATCTATTTTGACACCGACGTTCTCATTCACTATTTTGTTGCCTACGACCTAACTAAACATCAGCAGGCGCAAAGGTTAGTTAGTCAAGCTTTGAACGACAGTGTGTTTTATGTCTCGTTATTGTCAGTACAGGAAACGACTTACGTAATGGCTAAGTTAAAACAGACCAATCAATCAATTCAGGAGGCTGTTGACATTATGCTGGCAACTTCGCCTGTAAACTATGATATGTCCATGTTCAGGCGAGCATCCAATTTGGCCTTTGATCTTGGCTTTTTGAATATCAATGACTGTTTGCATACCGCTATAGCAGAAGCGCAAAACTGCACAGAATTGATAACCTATAACCGGAAGGACTTCTCCCGCATTCAGTCGTTAACCAGCCTCAAAATTACTATTCTAGCCAGTAAAGAGTAA
- a CDS encoding DNA sulfur modification protein DndB, which produces MPHVEIYLPALTGQFGQWRYYQISITVADVVKNFGTINAPNFRIKTVEEVNEIYSEKGVSKLLQRAYEKKRLIPIKKYLLMQPDKYINNLTVAIFGGSPDWLPLNISHTATGFPLSEHDEEFLGDTFGVIKLTGAETLFVLDGQHRLKGLRAAYEEDSSIGEEIISVTLIVHEDSSEGRERTRRLFSTVNRHAKPVSLGENILLDEDDVSAIITRKLIEDYPLLRDREAVALNKTANLYANQYEDKFTSVIALYHINELLLDNQAIYNSVYGDLGEDYDKIKIRVRPDNQIIEGATETVYAFWNTFFGLFPEAVRFIEGDRNIGRERDNGGPFYLRPVGQEVIAMLYVQLQNEPNIFARISNIPASITDPFWLFVMWDGTNVIQAKSHIRDYLFYQFGYLNDPKKISTLKRNYRKYANDETVELPMAQFSSTSTSVS; this is translated from the coding sequence ATGCCCCACGTTGAAATATATCTACCAGCACTAACAGGTCAATTTGGGCAATGGCGATACTATCAGATCTCTATTACAGTAGCTGATGTTGTGAAGAATTTTGGAACTATAAATGCTCCTAATTTTCGGATAAAAACAGTTGAAGAAGTAAATGAAATTTATTCCGAAAAAGGAGTTAGTAAATTGTTACAGCGTGCTTATGAAAAAAAACGGCTGATTCCAATAAAAAAATATTTGTTGATGCAGCCTGACAAATATATTAATAACCTGACTGTTGCAATATTTGGAGGGAGTCCTGATTGGTTGCCTTTGAATATTAGCCATACTGCAACTGGCTTTCCATTAAGTGAACATGATGAAGAATTTCTAGGGGATACTTTCGGGGTTATCAAGCTAACAGGAGCAGAAACATTATTTGTACTTGATGGGCAGCATCGATTGAAAGGTCTCAGAGCAGCCTATGAAGAAGATAGTTCTATTGGTGAAGAAATTATCAGTGTTACACTCATCGTACATGAAGATTCTAGCGAAGGCCGAGAGCGAACAAGGCGTCTTTTTTCTACTGTAAACCGACATGCAAAACCTGTTTCTCTTGGAGAAAATATTTTGCTTGATGAAGATGACGTTTCTGCAATTATTACACGTAAATTGATAGAGGATTATCCTTTATTACGAGATCGTGAAGCGGTCGCTTTAAATAAAACAGCTAATCTTTATGCAAATCAATATGAAGATAAATTTACTTCTGTAATTGCTTTATATCACATAAATGAATTATTGCTTGATAATCAGGCTATTTACAATAGTGTTTATGGAGATCTTGGAGAAGACTATGATAAAATAAAGATAAGGGTTCGCCCAGACAATCAGATAATTGAAGGCGCTACTGAGACAGTTTACGCATTTTGGAATACCTTTTTCGGTTTGTTTCCTGAGGCAGTTCGTTTTATAGAAGGTGATCGTAATATTGGCAGAGAACGAGACAATGGTGGACCTTTTTACCTTCGTCCTGTAGGACAAGAGGTGATAGCTATGCTTTATGTTCAATTGCAAAATGAACCAAATATCTTTGCTCGCATAAGTAATATTCCTGCGTCGATTACAGATCCTTTCTGGTTGTTTGTTATGTGGGATGGGACTAATGTAATTCAAGCAAAGAGCCATATTCGAGACTATCTGTTTTATCAATTTGGTTATCTTAACGATCCTAAAAAAATATCGACATTGAAAAGGAACTATCGGAAATACGCAAATGATGAAACTGTAGAATTGCCTATGGCCCAATTTTCGTCGACTTCAACATCAGTAAGTTGA
- a CDS encoding DndE family protein, which yields MQINIKTSEANRQRVTDLTNRIGGSTRIAENVVARIALTYSLSKGNRLSLDTDLQDSKGKEYPDQILLGKYRSLYIALVCQHYLIPNTDGNLAKYIKMHLDDGLEMMDKLFLQNKTYTGLDFLFDEVERGIEALEDADVPLTSVSNNNQLVRKGYYSGRLGINVGFDIETGEQLTAILNDINLHANAHIAVAGESGSGKTQFALSLLQQIVAASNGSINFIYFDFKGMQPGDLPRRQAFFDATRATYLDVPQAPFPFNPLSFIDNVNNKNKIQGINKFVDIVMKYAARMGPVQQQQLKEATRAAFDSKRNGEYPSLADVNEQLREVTGGRPGTLTQIMDSLSELDMFAQATDAKNSFLNQNYYISLGSGLDDAVRFTSTFLMINYIHNTFMNMPDAPVEADEFGNMLQAIRYVFLIDEAHNIFKEPKSRAILDTMLREIRSKGVMVVLVSQQIDEFIQSDIDFSANCANVFLLNIKNRNLKMMTRFLGYSEKEGLLLARNMEKINTGQAATSLKEFKRGELIKLERFNK from the coding sequence ATGCAGATTAACATTAAAACATCGGAAGCGAACCGCCAGCGCGTAACCGACTTAACGAACCGAATTGGCGGCTCTACTCGTATTGCTGAGAATGTCGTAGCTCGTATTGCGCTCACGTACTCACTGTCGAAGGGAAACCGACTTAGTCTGGATACTGATTTACAGGATAGTAAAGGTAAAGAATACCCCGACCAGATTTTGCTGGGGAAATATAGGTCGCTTTACATCGCGCTTGTTTGCCAGCATTACCTGATTCCTAATACCGATGGGAACCTTGCTAAGTACATCAAGATGCACCTCGATGATGGACTTGAAATGATGGACAAGCTGTTCCTGCAAAACAAGACCTACACGGGTCTCGATTTTCTGTTCGATGAAGTAGAACGTGGCATTGAAGCGCTCGAAGATGCCGATGTTCCCCTAACGTCTGTCTCCAATAATAACCAGTTGGTGAGGAAAGGCTATTATTCTGGACGGTTGGGAATTAATGTTGGATTCGATATTGAAACCGGCGAACAATTAACGGCGATTCTAAACGACATAAACCTGCACGCCAACGCACATATAGCCGTGGCTGGAGAGTCGGGTAGTGGCAAAACGCAGTTTGCGCTGAGTCTGTTACAACAGATTGTAGCGGCATCGAACGGGTCAATTAACTTTATCTATTTCGATTTCAAAGGAATGCAACCCGGCGACCTTCCCCGGCGGCAGGCATTCTTTGATGCTACACGAGCAACTTATCTCGATGTACCTCAAGCGCCGTTTCCGTTCAATCCGTTGTCGTTCATCGATAATGTGAACAACAAGAATAAGATTCAGGGCATCAACAAGTTTGTCGATATTGTGATGAAGTACGCGGCTCGCATGGGACCCGTGCAGCAGCAGCAACTCAAAGAAGCGACCCGCGCGGCTTTCGATAGCAAACGGAATGGGGAATACCCCTCACTGGCCGACGTAAACGAGCAACTACGCGAGGTTACGGGTGGCCGACCAGGTACGCTGACGCAAATTATGGACAGCCTGAGCGAACTGGATATGTTTGCTCAGGCCACCGACGCGAAAAACAGTTTCCTGAACCAGAACTATTACATCAGCTTAGGCTCCGGCCTGGACGATGCCGTGCGGTTTACGTCTACGTTCCTGATGATCAACTACATTCATAACACGTTCATGAACATGCCCGACGCGCCGGTGGAAGCAGACGAGTTCGGTAACATGCTGCAAGCCATCCGGTACGTGTTTCTGATTGACGAAGCCCACAACATCTTCAAAGAGCCAAAGTCCCGCGCTATTCTGGATACAATGCTCCGCGAAATCCGCTCTAAGGGTGTAATGGTCGTATTGGTCTCGCAACAAATCGACGAGTTTATCCAATCCGACATCGATTTCTCCGCCAACTGCGCCAACGTATTCCTGCTAAACATCAAGAACCGGAACCTCAAAATGATGACCCGTTTCCTCGGTTACAGTGAAAAAGAAGGTTTGTTACTGGCCCGCAACATGGAAAAAATCAACACCGGACAGGCCGCGACAAGTTTGAAAGAATTTAAGCGGGGTGAGTTGATAAAGTTAGAGAGATTTAATAAGTAA
- the dndD gene encoding DNA sulfur modification protein DndD → MVISKIELYNFRIYQGLNVIELTPGKGKNIFIVSGKNGYGKTTFLMSLVWCLYGRQMTDVDDIYEKEIKEQGTYGNYIKNSINRQAHAKGDTSFHVAITITGTVIPELPAKEIVIKRSFSTVKGIDTLEILVDGEEKDLIKEELGDKDLTGEEMFIREFIMPIEIAKFFLFDAEKIVNLAENTSPEQRRKLSIAYSEILGIKKYEDIKREVETLRDRLKQLSAKAEDKKLLNTLRAEVENINVEIESNYKDISSEKEKRDRIAYEAEQLRDKLIRAGNTVTEAEYQALKQEVQTCQDALEALQNDFKESFEKIPFAIAGGRLLEVSQQVEDENNYKSALLGQEKVDQRTDQVLTDLWSEERNLKEVVPASVHRFYHDTVRNLIKKHFFAETPDLPADFKLLHDFSSSETQLLNSFLADLKQDFRLSFRNLNERRTQLQNQLANARKRLAAADSNQEDPILAADRLNRDALVLQVIKIDEQISEHYKTIGKCEDRRANAEKQISEITRKIKVGEEHRGKFEEAEKLIAELQQFITQFKTDKKKSLEGQILQGLTQLMHKKDFIQRVDVNIYGEDIEIELYNKAGLKIRKDSLSKGEQQMYATALLRGLVEESQIEFPVFIDSPMQKFDEQHAENIIRFFYPNIADQVILFPLINKEMTQREYKLLLPRVAQAYLIHNINPDKSEFRACAPKALIDTYTELYAVNAD, encoded by the coding sequence ATGGTTATTAGTAAAATAGAACTCTATAATTTCAGAATTTACCAGGGGCTAAATGTAATCGAACTCACACCAGGTAAAGGGAAAAATATTTTCATAGTCAGCGGCAAGAACGGGTATGGAAAAACTACGTTTCTTATGTCGTTAGTTTGGTGCCTGTATGGTCGCCAAATGACAGATGTAGACGATATATACGAGAAAGAGATTAAAGAGCAAGGAACATACGGTAATTATATCAAGAATAGTATAAATCGTCAGGCACACGCTAAGGGTGATACTTCTTTTCATGTAGCTATAACAATTACGGGCACAGTCATTCCTGAACTACCTGCTAAAGAGATTGTTATCAAACGTTCGTTTAGTACCGTTAAGGGTATTGATACATTAGAGATATTAGTTGATGGCGAAGAGAAAGACTTAATAAAAGAAGAGTTGGGCGATAAGGATTTGACGGGTGAAGAAATGTTTATCCGCGAGTTTATTATGCCTATCGAAATTGCCAAATTCTTCTTATTCGATGCCGAGAAGATTGTTAATCTAGCTGAAAATACAAGCCCTGAACAAAGAAGGAAATTAAGCATTGCTTACTCTGAAATATTAGGAATTAAAAAATATGAAGATATAAAAAGAGAAGTTGAGACTTTACGGGATAGATTAAAACAATTATCAGCTAAAGCTGAGGACAAAAAACTTCTAAATACTCTACGAGCAGAGGTTGAAAATATTAATGTTGAAATAGAAAGTAACTATAAAGACATTAGTTCAGAAAAAGAAAAGCGTGATCGAATAGCGTATGAAGCCGAGCAACTTCGGGATAAGCTCATAAGGGCAGGAAATACAGTCACTGAAGCAGAATATCAAGCTCTTAAGCAGGAAGTACAAACTTGTCAAGATGCGCTAGAGGCACTTCAAAATGATTTTAAAGAGTCATTTGAAAAGATTCCGTTTGCCATAGCAGGAGGTCGTTTGCTGGAAGTCTCTCAGCAGGTCGAAGACGAAAATAACTATAAAAGTGCCTTACTGGGACAAGAGAAAGTAGATCAACGTACGGATCAGGTTTTGACCGACCTATGGTCGGAGGAACGTAATCTGAAAGAGGTTGTACCCGCATCAGTCCATCGATTCTATCATGATACGGTTAGAAATCTGATCAAAAAACATTTTTTCGCCGAAACCCCCGACTTACCTGCCGACTTTAAGCTACTACACGACTTTTCATCGTCGGAAACTCAACTATTGAACAGCTTCCTGGCTGACTTAAAACAGGACTTTCGGCTTTCATTCCGCAATCTTAATGAGCGACGTACCCAGCTACAAAATCAGTTGGCGAATGCTCGAAAGCGGCTAGCGGCTGCCGATTCCAATCAGGAAGACCCAATACTGGCGGCTGACCGGCTTAATCGTGATGCCTTAGTGTTACAGGTGATTAAAATTGATGAGCAAATCAGTGAGCATTACAAGACTATTGGAAAGTGTGAAGATCGAAGGGCTAACGCTGAAAAACAGATCAGTGAAATCACCAGGAAGATTAAGGTTGGCGAAGAACATCGGGGCAAATTTGAAGAAGCGGAAAAACTGATTGCAGAGCTACAGCAGTTTATTACCCAATTCAAAACCGACAAAAAGAAATCGCTGGAAGGCCAAATCTTACAGGGATTGACTCAGTTGATGCACAAGAAGGACTTCATTCAACGGGTCGATGTAAATATCTATGGAGAAGATATTGAGATAGAACTGTACAACAAAGCAGGTCTGAAAATTCGGAAGGATTCGCTATCGAAAGGCGAACAGCAGATGTATGCTACTGCGCTGTTGCGTGGACTGGTGGAAGAATCGCAGATTGAATTCCCGGTGTTTATCGACTCGCCAATGCAGAAATTTGATGAACAACATGCCGAAAACATTATTCGCTTCTTTTATCCAAACATTGCTGATCAGGTTATTCTGTTCCCGCTCATTAACAAGGAAATGACTCAGCGCGAGTATAAGCTATTGCTTCCCCGCGTCGCACAGGCATACCTGATTCACAACATAAACCCCGACAAATCGGAGTTCCGCGCCTGTGCGCCCAAAGCACTTATCGACACCTATACCGAATTGTACGCCGTCAATGCAGATTAA
- the dndC gene encoding DNA phosphorothioation system sulfurtransferase DndC, with translation MSLKLPFIEAEIIDQYLYDENPRPWIIGFSGGKDSTMLLQVVWRALMKIPADLRTRKIYIVCNDTLVENPKIVAFIERTLKALKKAATQQGMPIEVHRTTPRLEDTFWVNLIGKGYPAPTNSFRWCTERLKINPTTRFIQEKISEAGEAIILLGTRSDESQTRARSMKRHELKGQRLRKHLLPNAFVYAPISDIDTNELWQYLMQVSPPWGGTHKELVTLYRNANSGDCPLVIDETTPSCGNSRFGCWVCTVVSRDKSMEGLIGNGDDWMEPLVELRNKILVERSNRDAREMRRRTDSPYKPDDPNTWGPYKPEYRAEFLTMLLQAQKEIQETQGETMELISHQELVAIQLTWFRDSIFTPKVADIYNRIYDTEIDMSKHVEKLRREEELLRQACSNEPEHVELIQELLTLQKNKALKVNKRGLQQDIEKRLENFLADKIRRAGSETK, from the coding sequence ATGTCGCTCAAACTCCCTTTCATTGAGGCTGAAATCATTGATCAATATCTCTATGACGAGAACCCGCGTCCCTGGATTATTGGCTTCAGTGGTGGCAAAGATTCAACTATGCTCTTGCAGGTCGTATGGCGTGCTTTGATGAAGATTCCAGCAGACTTGCGTACTCGTAAAATATACATAGTCTGCAATGACACTCTGGTTGAGAATCCGAAAATTGTAGCGTTTATTGAGCGGACGCTGAAAGCCCTGAAAAAAGCGGCTACGCAGCAGGGGATGCCGATTGAGGTACACCGTACCACTCCCCGACTGGAAGATACATTCTGGGTAAATTTGATTGGCAAAGGCTATCCGGCTCCAACGAACTCATTCCGCTGGTGTACAGAACGGCTGAAAATTAACCCTACCACGCGCTTTATTCAGGAGAAAATCAGTGAAGCAGGTGAGGCTATTATCTTGTTGGGTACACGCTCTGATGAGAGTCAAACCCGTGCCCGGTCGATGAAACGGCATGAATTGAAAGGGCAACGGTTGCGCAAACACCTGTTGCCTAATGCGTTCGTCTACGCACCAATCTCCGACATCGACACCAATGAGTTGTGGCAGTACCTGATGCAGGTGTCGCCACCCTGGGGTGGTACGCATAAAGAGTTGGTAACGCTGTATCGGAATGCCAATTCCGGCGACTGTCCGCTAGTAATTGACGAGACAACACCGTCGTGTGGCAATAGCCGGTTTGGCTGCTGGGTTTGTACGGTAGTGAGCCGCGACAAAAGTATGGAAGGGCTCATCGGGAATGGCGACGACTGGATGGAACCGTTGGTGGAACTCCGCAATAAGATTCTTGTAGAACGGTCAAACCGTGACGCTCGTGAAATGCGCCGTCGTACGGATAGTCCTTACAAACCCGATGACCCGAATACGTGGGGGCCATATAAACCTGAATACCGAGCCGAATTTCTGACAATGCTATTACAGGCACAGAAAGAGATTCAAGAAACGCAGGGCGAAACAATGGAGCTAATCAGTCATCAGGAACTGGTTGCTATTCAGTTGACCTGGTTCCGCGACAGCATTTTTACGCCCAAAGTAGCTGATATTTATAACCGCATCTATGACACCGAAATTGATATGAGTAAACACGTTGAAAAATTACGCCGGGAAGAAGAACTGCTCCGCCAGGCCTGCTCCAATGAACCTGAACACGTCGAACTAATTCAGGAATTACTTACGCTTCAAAAAAATAAAGCGTTAAAAGTTAATAAACGTGGTTTACAGCAGGATATAGAAAAACGGCTGGAGAATTTTTTAGCGGATAAAATTCGTAGGGCTGGGTCTGAAACAAAATAA